AAAACAGCCTCCCACTCCTTCGCCCTCGCGGCGAAGCTGGCGCCGGCGACCTTCGTCTGCCTTTGGGCGACGGGCTTCATCGGGGCCAAGCTCGGGTTGCCCTATGTCGAGCCGCTGACCTTCCTGGCCCTGCGCTTCGCGCTGGTGGTGGCGATCATGGCGCCGGCGGCCGTCCTGCTCGGCGCGGTCTGGCCGAAGCTGAGCACGACGGGGCATGTCGCGGTCGTCGGACTCCTGATCCACGGCGGCTATCTGGGCGGCGTCTTCGTCGCCATCTCGCTCGGCATGTCGGCGGGGCTCTCCGCGCTGATCGTGTCGCTGCAGCCGCTGCTGACGGCGGCGCTGGTCGGGCCGCTGCTCGGCGAGCGGGTCACGCGCCGGCAGATCGCCGGCCTGGTCCTGGGGCTGGCCGGAGTCGCGCTGGTCCTCTCCGGCAAGCTGGCGCCCTCGGACTCCGGCACGCTCTTCTCCGGTTTCGGACTGGATGCCGTCGTCTGCGCGCTGGTCGCTCTGTTCTCGATCACCGTCGGCGTGGTCTACCAGAAGCGCTTCTGCGCCGAGGTCGACCTGCGGGCCGGCGCGGTCGTGCAGTATGCGGCGGCCGGGCTGGCCATCGGCGCCCTGGCGCTGATCTTCGAGACCAACCGCGTCGTCTGGCACCTCGACCTGGTGATCGCGCTGGGCTGGCTGGTGCTGGTGCTCTCGGTCGGCGCGGTCAGCCTGCTGATGATGCTGATCCGGCTCGGCGAGGCTTCGCGCGTCGCCAGTCTCTTCTATCTCGTGCCGCCGGTGACGGCCCTGGTCGCCTTCTTCCTCTTCGACGAGCGGCTGGGACCGCTGGCGCTGGCCGGCATGGTCGTCGCGGTCCTGGGTGTCGCCCTGGTGGTGACCGAGCGTAAAAGCTAGGGCGCCCCTCCGCAGGTTGAGTGCAATGCAGCAGTGGGACGGCTAGACTGCCGCCGTTCCCGATGCGCCGAGTCCACGGGCGCCACTCAGTCCTGAGCCGCTATGCACGAGCACGACCTCAGCTACCTGCAGGATATTCTCTACTTTCTGCTTGCCGCAGTGGTGATCGTACCGCTGGCGCGCCAGCTCCGTTCCAGCCCCGTGCTCGGTTACCTCGCCGCAGGCGTGGTGATCGGCCCCTCGCTCCTGGGCCTGATCGAAGAGACCGAGTCGATCCTGATCCTGGCCGAGTTCGGCATCGTCTTCCTGCTCTTCGCCATTGGCCTGGAACTCTCCGTCGAGCGCCTGAAGGTCCTGAAGC
This genomic window from Algihabitans albus contains:
- a CDS encoding DMT family transporter, which gives rise to MSSPSKTASHSFALAAKLAPATFVCLWATGFIGAKLGLPYVEPLTFLALRFALVVAIMAPAAVLLGAVWPKLSTTGHVAVVGLLIHGGYLGGVFVAISLGMSAGLSALIVSLQPLLTAALVGPLLGERVTRRQIAGLVLGLAGVALVLSGKLAPSDSGTLFSGFGLDAVVCALVALFSITVGVVYQKRFCAEVDLRAGAVVQYAAAGLAIGALALIFETNRVVWHLDLVIALGWLVLVLSVGAVSLLMMLIRLGEASRVASLFYLVPPVTALVAFFLFDERLGPLALAGMVVAVLGVALVVTERKS